In Rhodothermus marinus DSM 4252, a single genomic region encodes these proteins:
- a CDS encoding uracil-DNA glycosylase — MQELLHAVRDALLQEYALLGPLGFWKTPVAMSTPEHAPSNQDLFGQPQPPPESAPADPYARIEALIPPESPLRAMRTLDEVARYVAETVLIPIDARRTNPVFGVGNPEADLMVIGEAPGAEEDRQGEPFVGPAGQLLNKMLKAIGFEREEVYITNVLKSRPPHNRDPQPDEIEAHLPILYKQIALVKPRIILCVGRIAGNALLGRNGSLRALRGKVHDFHGLPVVVTFHPAALLRNPQWKRLAWEDLQLLRAHYDRLMGTATR, encoded by the coding sequence ATGCAGGAACTGCTGCACGCCGTCCGTGACGCTCTGCTGCAGGAGTACGCGCTGCTGGGCCCGCTGGGCTTCTGGAAAACCCCGGTCGCCATGTCCACCCCGGAACACGCCCCGAGCAACCAGGACCTGTTCGGCCAGCCGCAGCCCCCACCGGAATCGGCTCCGGCGGATCCCTATGCCCGCATCGAGGCGCTGATTCCGCCCGAGTCGCCGCTGCGGGCCATGCGCACGCTCGACGAAGTGGCCCGCTACGTGGCCGAAACGGTCCTGATCCCGATCGACGCCCGACGCACGAACCCGGTCTTCGGTGTCGGTAACCCCGAGGCGGATCTCATGGTGATCGGCGAAGCGCCCGGGGCCGAAGAAGATCGCCAGGGCGAGCCGTTCGTGGGTCCGGCCGGCCAGTTGCTCAACAAAATGCTTAAAGCCATCGGCTTCGAGCGCGAAGAAGTCTACATCACGAACGTGCTGAAAAGCCGCCCGCCCCACAACCGGGATCCCCAGCCGGACGAGATCGAAGCGCACCTGCCCATTCTGTACAAACAGATCGCGCTGGTGAAGCCCCGGATCATCCTGTGTGTGGGGCGCATTGCCGGCAATGCGTTGCTGGGCCGGAACGGTTCGCTGCGTGCCCTTCGGGGCAAGGTGCACGACTTTCACGGGCTGCCGGTCGTCGTCACCTTCCACCCGGCCGCCCTGCTGCGCAACCCCCAGTGGAAGCGGCTGGCCTGGGAAGATCTCCAGCTGCTGCGCGCCCACTACGATCGCCTGATGGGCACGGCAACGCGCTGA
- the pyrH gene encoding UMP kinase yields the protein MAGESDTSNNRPRPRYRRILLKLSGEALMGRKPYGIDWHVLETYAREIRQVVELGVAVGIVIGGGNIFRGVQNASRGMKRAHADYMGMLATMINAMALQDALEQAGLDTRLQSSIKMEQIAEPFIRRRAIRHLEKGRVVIFGAGTGNPYFTTDTAAALRALEIEAEVLLKGTRVDGVYSADPERDPNARLFTTIHGREVIQRDLRVMDMTAFTLCREAGLPIIVFNMNKPGNLLRVVCGEPVGTLVYWTETPPSFAETAQA from the coding sequence ATGGCTGGCGAATCGGACACGTCGAACAACCGACCGCGCCCCCGCTACCGCCGCATCCTGCTCAAACTGAGCGGCGAGGCCCTCATGGGCCGGAAGCCCTACGGCATCGACTGGCACGTACTGGAAACCTACGCCCGGGAGATCCGCCAGGTGGTCGAACTGGGCGTGGCCGTGGGCATCGTCATCGGCGGCGGCAACATCTTTCGGGGCGTGCAGAACGCCTCGCGTGGCATGAAGCGGGCCCATGCCGACTACATGGGCATGCTGGCCACCATGATCAACGCGATGGCGCTGCAGGACGCGCTCGAACAGGCCGGACTCGACACGCGCCTGCAGTCGAGTATCAAAATGGAACAGATTGCCGAGCCGTTCATCCGTCGCCGGGCCATCCGCCATCTGGAAAAAGGGCGGGTGGTGATCTTCGGCGCCGGCACCGGCAATCCGTACTTCACCACCGATACGGCCGCCGCCTTGCGCGCGCTGGAGATCGAGGCCGAGGTGCTGCTCAAGGGCACGCGCGTCGATGGCGTCTATTCGGCCGATCCGGAGCGCGATCCCAACGCCCGCCTGTTCACCACCATCCACGGGCGGGAGGTGATCCAGCGGGATCTGCGTGTGATGGACATGACGGCCTTCACGCTGTGCCGGGAAGCCGGCCTGCCCATCATTGTCTTCAACATGAACAAACCCGGCAACCTGTTGCGCGTGGTCTGCGGCGAGCCGGTCGGGACGCTGGTCTACTGGACCGAAACGCCGCCTTCGTTTGCCGAAACCGCTCAGGCCTGA
- the gmk gene encoding guanylate kinase: protein MPEPRIVILTAPSGAGKTTLARRLQEALPQLRFSVSATTRPPRPGERHGVDYYFLSEDEFRRLIEQGELIEYEEVYPGRFYGTLRREIEQASRDHPVLLDIDVKGALRVKELFGDEAFAIFVQPPSLEALAERLRNRGTEDDATLRQRLERARMELALADRFDAVVVNDDLERAAAETLRLVRSFLERP from the coding sequence ATGCCGGAGCCCCGGATCGTCATCCTGACCGCTCCCAGCGGAGCCGGCAAAACCACGCTGGCCCGTCGCCTGCAGGAGGCGCTGCCCCAGCTTCGCTTCTCGGTATCGGCCACCACGCGTCCGCCCCGTCCCGGCGAGCGCCATGGCGTGGATTACTACTTCCTGTCCGAAGACGAATTCCGGCGGCTCATCGAGCAGGGCGAACTGATCGAATACGAGGAGGTCTATCCCGGCCGCTTCTACGGGACGCTGCGCCGGGAAATCGAGCAGGCCAGCCGCGACCACCCCGTGCTGCTCGACATCGACGTCAAGGGCGCACTGCGCGTCAAGGAGCTCTTCGGGGACGAAGCTTTCGCCATTTTCGTGCAGCCGCCCTCGCTGGAAGCTCTGGCCGAGCGCCTGCGCAACCGGGGCACCGAGGACGACGCAACGTTGCGTCAGCGCTTAGAGCGCGCCCGCATGGAACTGGCTCTGGCCGATCGCTTTGACGCCGTGGTGGTCAACGACGATCTGGAGCGGGCCGCGGCCGAAACCCTTCGTCTGGTGCGCTCGTTTCTGGAGCGGCCCTGA
- the rpsB gene encoding 30S ribosomal protein S2, protein MSEHETQPVPETEASASEEATAEVAEAAAETSAPESQPTHRVSIEELLKAGAHFGHLTSRWNPKMRPFIFMERNGIHIIDLVQTQQLLDRAAEAAARFARQGKKILFVGTKKQARDIVRKYAEACGQPYVVERWLGGTLTNFQTIRQSIRRMEELARMEEEGILDQLKKKERLMKRREREKLERTLGGIAQMAKLPGALFIVDVVREHIAVSEARKLGIPIIAIVDTNADPELIDYPIPANDDAVRSIELITSVIANAITEGAKQREQEEASRKAEREKRAADAEAAKETRARRRKKGS, encoded by the coding sequence ATGAGCGAACACGAAACGCAACCCGTTCCCGAAACGGAAGCTTCGGCTTCCGAAGAGGCGACGGCCGAAGTGGCCGAAGCCGCGGCCGAAACGTCGGCTCCTGAAAGCCAGCCCACGCATCGCGTCTCCATCGAGGAGCTGCTCAAAGCGGGCGCCCACTTCGGGCACCTGACCAGCCGGTGGAATCCCAAAATGCGCCCCTTCATCTTCATGGAGCGCAACGGGATCCACATCATCGACCTGGTGCAGACGCAGCAGCTCCTCGATCGCGCGGCCGAAGCGGCCGCCCGCTTTGCCCGTCAGGGCAAGAAGATCCTGTTCGTCGGCACCAAGAAGCAGGCCCGCGACATCGTCCGCAAGTACGCGGAAGCCTGCGGCCAGCCCTACGTCGTCGAACGCTGGCTGGGCGGCACGCTGACCAACTTCCAGACGATCCGCCAGAGCATCCGCCGTATGGAAGAGCTGGCCCGGATGGAAGAAGAGGGCATCCTGGACCAGCTCAAGAAAAAAGAGCGGCTGATGAAGCGCCGCGAGCGCGAAAAGCTCGAGCGGACGCTCGGCGGCATCGCCCAGATGGCCAAACTCCCGGGCGCGCTGTTCATCGTCGACGTGGTGCGCGAGCACATCGCCGTCAGCGAAGCGCGCAAGCTCGGCATCCCCATCATCGCCATCGTCGACACGAACGCCGACCCGGAGCTGATCGACTACCCGATCCCGGCCAACGACGACGCCGTCCGCTCCATCGAATTGATCACCTCGGTGATCGCCAACGCGATCACTGAAGGAGCCAAGCAGCGCGAGCAGGAAGAAGCCTCGCGTAAAGCGGAGCGGGAAAAGCGCGCGGCCGATGCCGAAGCCGCCAAGGAGACGCGCGCCAGGCGTCGCAAGAAAGGCTCCTGA
- the rplM gene encoding 50S ribosomal protein L13: MDVNSYKTYSAKPGEVTRNWYVIDAEGQVLGRLASRIATILRGKHKPTYTPHVDMGDFVIVINADKVRLTGKKELQKQYFQHSGYPGGERLRTPAYMRKHRPEFLIEHAVKGMLPKGPLGRRMLRKLKVYAGPSHPHGAQKPIELTL; the protein is encoded by the coding sequence ATGGATGTCAACAGCTACAAGACCTACAGCGCCAAGCCCGGAGAGGTTACGCGCAACTGGTACGTGATCGACGCCGAGGGTCAGGTGCTGGGCCGGCTGGCCTCGCGGATTGCCACGATCCTGCGGGGCAAGCACAAGCCCACCTACACGCCCCATGTGGACATGGGCGACTTTGTGATCGTGATCAACGCGGACAAGGTGCGCCTGACCGGCAAGAAAGAACTGCAGAAGCAGTACTTCCAGCACTCCGGGTATCCGGGAGGTGAGCGGCTGCGCACCCCGGCCTACATGCGCAAGCACCGTCCGGAGTTTTTGATCGAGCACGCGGTCAAGGGCATGCTGCCCAAGGGACCGCTCGGGCGGCGCATGCTGCGCAAGCTGAAGGTGTACGCGGGTCCCTCGCATCCGCACGGGGCCCAGAAACCCATTGAACTCACGTTGTAA
- a CDS encoding RNA polymerase sigma factor, whose product MAVHDELGGLEALAARLPFHPDDQAAVVALYERWCTSRHPKDFRLLELWLYCFVGRYFMIRMLREPHLSEVELEQLIGDTFLRLRRQLDSVREPERFVSWVGTACRNAFLNYLRNLRRRPIPEPDDPPFEAPEAEAHLVRDDLTRLLPVLAAAVERLPDFLREVARLALLEGLTYHEISRRLKRPPGTVRVYLSRAFRRLRQDPALQEFL is encoded by the coding sequence ATGGCCGTTCACGACGAACTGGGCGGGCTGGAGGCCCTGGCGGCGCGCTTGCCGTTCCACCCGGACGATCAGGCTGCGGTGGTGGCCCTTTACGAACGCTGGTGCACCTCCCGGCATCCGAAAGATTTTAGACTGCTGGAGCTCTGGCTTTACTGCTTTGTGGGGCGGTATTTCATGATCCGGATGCTCCGGGAGCCCCATCTGTCGGAAGTGGAGCTGGAGCAGCTCATCGGCGACACGTTTCTCCGGCTGCGCCGCCAGCTCGATTCGGTGCGTGAGCCGGAACGCTTTGTGAGCTGGGTGGGCACGGCCTGTCGCAACGCCTTTCTGAACTATCTGCGCAACCTGCGACGGCGACCCATTCCTGAGCCGGACGACCCGCCTTTCGAAGCGCCGGAGGCCGAAGCGCATCTGGTGCGGGACGATCTTACCCGGCTGCTTCCGGTCCTTGCCGCCGCCGTCGAGCGCCTTCCGGACTTTCTCCGCGAGGTGGCCCGACTGGCTCTGCTGGAAGGACTTACCTATCACGAAATCAGCCGGCGGCTGAAAAGACCGCCGGGTACGGTGCGCGTCTACCTGAGCCGGGCCTTTCGTCGCCTGCGTCAGGACCCGGCGTTGCAGGAATTTCTTTAG
- the frr gene encoding ribosome recycling factor, which produces MPNEHLQLILDDAREHMEKSLAHLRTELAALRAGRATPAMLEDVRVEYYGTMTPLMQLASITAPQPDLLIVQPWDRSALGAIERAIINANLGLNPSNDGNIIRIPIPPLSEERRKELVRAARIRAEEARVAIRNIRRHAKDHIKKAKEEEHLPEDLCHAAEEELQKLTDTYIEKVNQLLERKEAEIMEV; this is translated from the coding sequence ATACCGAACGAACACCTGCAGCTGATTCTGGACGACGCGCGCGAGCACATGGAAAAGTCGCTTGCGCACCTGCGCACCGAGCTGGCCGCGCTCCGGGCCGGACGCGCCACGCCGGCCATGCTCGAAGACGTGCGCGTCGAATATTACGGCACGATGACGCCGCTCATGCAGCTGGCCAGCATCACGGCACCCCAGCCGGACCTGCTTATCGTGCAACCCTGGGATCGCTCGGCCCTGGGTGCCATCGAACGGGCCATCATCAACGCCAACCTGGGACTCAACCCCTCCAACGACGGCAACATCATCCGCATTCCGATTCCGCCGCTTTCCGAAGAGCGACGCAAGGAGCTGGTGCGGGCCGCCCGCATCCGGGCCGAGGAAGCCCGCGTGGCCATCCGCAACATCCGGCGACATGCCAAAGACCATATCAAAAAAGCCAAGGAGGAAGAGCACCTGCCGGAAGACCTGTGCCACGCCGCCGAGGAAGAGCTGCAGAAGCTGACCGACACTTACATCGAAAAGGTCAACCAGCTCCTGGAGCGCAAGGAGGCCGAAATCATGGAAGTCTGA
- a CDS encoding YicC/YloC family endoribonuclease, whose translation MIASMTGFGRGQAERDGFTATVELRSVNNRYLDVSVRLPRIASLYEPDVLAAIRQAFSRGRITAQIDLKLPPEAGLLPRLNLDVARQYLAQLEALRAATGLSDPIRLEHLLTLPDLFERPEVPEEDDRIRQVLMEALSRAIEALQATRRQEGALLQADLEARLEAIARRVEAIEARAPERLVEAREKLRARVQELLRDDQIDPDRLELEIVLLADRLDITEECVRLRAHLQHFREALQAEEPSGRRLNFLTQELHREANTIGAKANDATIALLAVEIKEEVEKIREQIQNIE comes from the coding sequence ATGATCGCCAGCATGACCGGCTTCGGGCGCGGCCAGGCCGAACGCGACGGCTTTACGGCCACCGTCGAGCTGCGCTCGGTCAACAATCGCTACCTGGACGTCTCGGTGCGGCTGCCCCGCATCGCGTCGCTCTACGAACCGGACGTTCTGGCGGCCATCCGCCAGGCCTTCAGCCGCGGCCGCATCACCGCCCAGATCGACCTGAAACTGCCACCGGAAGCAGGGCTCCTGCCACGCCTTAACCTTGACGTGGCCCGCCAGTATCTGGCCCAGCTCGAAGCGCTGCGTGCGGCAACCGGCCTGTCCGACCCGATCCGGCTCGAGCACCTGCTGACGCTGCCCGACCTCTTCGAGCGTCCGGAAGTGCCGGAAGAGGACGACCGCATCCGTCAGGTGTTGATGGAGGCGCTCAGCCGGGCCATCGAGGCCCTGCAGGCCACCCGCCGCCAGGAAGGCGCCCTGCTGCAGGCCGACCTGGAAGCCCGCCTGGAGGCCATCGCCCGCCGCGTCGAAGCCATCGAAGCCCGCGCGCCCGAACGCCTCGTTGAAGCTCGCGAAAAACTGCGGGCCCGCGTGCAGGAACTGCTGCGGGACGATCAGATCGACCCGGATCGGCTCGAACTCGAAATCGTGCTGCTGGCCGATCGGCTCGACATCACCGAGGAATGCGTCCGGCTACGCGCCCACCTGCAACATTTCCGCGAGGCGCTGCAGGCCGAGGAACCCAGCGGCCGCCGCCTGAACTTCCTGACCCAGGAGCTGCACCGCGAGGCCAACACGATCGGCGCCAAAGCCAACGACGCCACGATCGCCCTGCTGGCCGTCGAGATCAAAGAAGAAGTCGAAAAGATCCGCGAGCAGATCCAGAACATCGAGTAG
- the dnaN gene encoding DNA polymerase III subunit beta: protein MRFTVSSNDLLKALTAVAGVVPSKATMPILECILFEAEDGALRLSATDLEISIVERLPIQLELQNGKEGARRVAVPARRLLETLRALPDLPVQFSADESFNVTLTTDQGHYKMVGFDGADYPALPELDEAHSLTVDAALLRRAIQKTAFAVSKDTLRPAMMGIFFQVQPEEGRVVATDGHRLVRLRLRELVSETPLEFIVPEKATSLVAKLAAQLDGTCTIRVDERHVAFEMGPVRIISRLIDEVYPNYEAVIPVENDRRLVVDRDAFLSAVKRVGLYASSTTNQVRLTLEPDHVEIAAEDIERASEAYERVPCAYDGEPMVIGFNAGYLTEVLGNVDSDEVVLEFSSPNRAGVVMPHEQAEGEDLLMLIMPVMLNTYA from the coding sequence ATGCGTTTTACCGTATCCAGCAACGACCTGCTGAAGGCCCTGACGGCGGTGGCCGGTGTGGTCCCTTCGAAGGCCACCATGCCCATTCTGGAGTGCATTCTGTTCGAGGCGGAAGACGGTGCGCTCCGGCTGAGCGCGACGGATCTGGAGATTTCGATCGTGGAGCGGCTCCCGATTCAACTGGAGCTGCAGAACGGCAAGGAAGGGGCGCGCCGCGTGGCCGTGCCGGCCCGTCGGCTGCTGGAGACGCTCCGGGCATTGCCCGATCTGCCGGTGCAGTTCAGCGCCGACGAGTCGTTCAACGTGACGCTGACCACCGACCAGGGGCACTACAAGATGGTGGGCTTCGACGGGGCCGACTATCCGGCGTTGCCCGAGCTGGACGAGGCCCACAGCCTGACCGTCGATGCCGCGCTGTTGCGCCGGGCCATCCAGAAGACGGCTTTCGCCGTCAGCAAAGACACGCTGCGCCCGGCCATGATGGGCATCTTCTTCCAGGTGCAGCCCGAAGAGGGGCGCGTGGTGGCCACCGACGGCCACCGGCTGGTACGTCTCCGCCTGCGCGAGCTGGTCAGCGAGACGCCCCTGGAATTTATCGTCCCGGAAAAGGCCACGTCGCTGGTGGCCAAACTGGCCGCCCAGCTCGACGGCACCTGCACGATCCGCGTGGACGAGCGCCACGTGGCCTTCGAGATGGGGCCGGTGCGCATCATCAGCCGCCTGATCGATGAGGTCTATCCCAACTACGAGGCGGTGATTCCCGTCGAAAACGACCGGCGGCTGGTGGTGGACCGGGACGCCTTCCTGTCGGCCGTCAAGCGCGTGGGCCTGTATGCCTCCAGCACGACCAACCAGGTGCGACTGACGCTCGAGCCGGACCATGTGGAGATTGCGGCCGAGGATATCGAGCGGGCCAGCGAAGCCTACGAGCGCGTGCCCTGCGCCTACGACGGCGAGCCCATGGTGATCGGATTCAATGCGGGCTATCTGACCGAAGTGCTGGGCAATGTGGATTCCGACGAGGTCGTGCTGGAATTCAGCTCACCCAACCGGGCCGGCGTGGTCATGCCGCACGAGCAGGCCGAAGGCGAGGACCTGCTCATGCTCATCATGCCGGTTATGCTGAACACCTACGCCTGA
- the rpsI gene encoding 30S ribosomal protein S9 encodes MATATLTQWIAVGRRKTATARVYLRPGNGQITVNRRPFEEYFPLEWRRKVILAPFEVTGTTGQFDVLVNVQGGGLTGQAEAIRHGIARALVAYNPEFRKPLRDAGFLTRDPRMVERKKYGQPKARKRFQFSKR; translated from the coding sequence ATGGCTACAGCAACCCTGACCCAGTGGATTGCGGTTGGTCGCCGGAAGACGGCCACGGCGCGCGTTTACCTGCGGCCGGGCAACGGTCAGATCACGGTGAACCGCCGTCCTTTTGAAGAATACTTCCCGCTGGAATGGCGGCGCAAAGTGATTCTGGCGCCCTTCGAAGTGACGGGCACGACGGGCCAGTTCGACGTGCTCGTCAACGTCCAGGGCGGCGGTCTGACCGGCCAGGCCGAGGCCATCCGCCACGGCATTGCCCGGGCGCTGGTCGCCTACAACCCGGAATTCCGCAAGCCACTGCGCGACGCCGGCTTCCTGACGCGCGACCCGCGCATGGTCGAGCGCAAGAAGTACGGCCAGCCCAAGGCACGCAAACGGTTCCAGTTCTCGAAGCGGTAA
- the tsf gene encoding translation elongation factor Ts, whose protein sequence is MGISAQDVKRLREMTGVGMMDCKRALEEAGGDFEAAVEILRKKGQKVAAKRADREAKEGLVVTAVSEDGRAGAIVEVNCETDFVARNEEFASFAQQVAQLILEQRPADLDALLKLQLPDGRTVEEALIDLTGKIGEKIAIRRFDVLTTDSGRIISYVHPGSRLAVLVEVVGDGQLEEAGRDVAMQVAAMNPVAVRREEVPEEVRQKELEIAREAARNEGKPEHIIDRIAQGKLERFYKDHVLLEQAFIKDAAITVQERLQQAGIDVRRFVRYALGE, encoded by the coding sequence ATGGGCATTTCTGCTCAGGACGTAAAGCGACTCCGGGAGATGACCGGAGTCGGCATGATGGACTGTAAACGGGCGCTGGAAGAAGCGGGCGGCGACTTTGAGGCCGCCGTCGAGATCCTGCGCAAAAAAGGTCAGAAAGTCGCGGCCAAGCGGGCCGACCGCGAGGCCAAGGAAGGCCTGGTCGTTACGGCCGTGAGCGAAGACGGTCGGGCCGGCGCCATCGTCGAAGTCAACTGCGAGACCGACTTCGTGGCCCGCAACGAGGAGTTTGCCTCGTTTGCGCAGCAGGTGGCGCAGCTGATCCTCGAGCAGCGCCCGGCCGACCTGGATGCACTGCTGAAGCTCCAGCTCCCCGACGGCCGCACCGTCGAAGAGGCGCTGATCGACCTGACCGGCAAGATCGGCGAAAAGATCGCCATCCGGCGCTTCGACGTGCTGACCACCGACAGCGGCCGGATCATCTCCTACGTGCATCCCGGCTCGCGCCTGGCCGTGCTGGTCGAAGTCGTCGGCGACGGCCAGCTCGAAGAGGCCGGACGCGACGTGGCCATGCAGGTGGCCGCCATGAATCCCGTGGCGGTGCGCCGTGAAGAGGTGCCGGAGGAGGTGCGCCAGAAGGAGCTGGAGATCGCCCGCGAGGCTGCCCGCAACGAGGGCAAGCCCGAGCACATTATCGATCGCATCGCGCAGGGCAAACTGGAGCGCTTCTACAAGGACCACGTGCTGCTGGAGCAGGCCTTCATCAAGGACGCCGCCATCACGGTCCAGGAGCGACTCCAGCAGGCCGGCATCGACGTGCGCCGGTTCGTTCGCTACGCCCTGGGCGAGTAA
- the coaBC gene encoding bifunctional phosphopantothenoylcysteine decarboxylase/phosphopantothenate--cysteine ligase CoaBC produces the protein MVPESLASLEGRHLLLGVTGSIAAYKAAELVRLFKKAGAEVQVVMTPDATRFITPLTLGTLSEREVLVDLFPENEPGSWTKHVHLGRWADLAVVAPATAQTLARLAHGFCDTMLAATLLSARCPVLLCPAMDHDMYHHPATQRNLELLRRYGYEILPPEFGELASGLKGDGRLPDPERIAAHVAALLARRHSLAGKHVLVTAGPTREMIDPVRCLTNPSTGTMGFALARAAARRGARVTLVTGPTLLPTPPGVTRIDVTSAQEMYEVVLQHADTADFVFMAAAVADYTPVETAPSKLKKEADELVLRLRRTPDILAELGRRRRPDQVLVGFAMETDNALENAREKLRRKNLDWIALNRLNEPGAGFGTGTNRLTLLHRSGHLEELPLLPKDEAAEALLDRVLREIPSG, from the coding sequence ATGGTCCCGGAATCCCTCGCTTCGCTTGAAGGTCGCCATCTGCTCCTGGGCGTTACCGGAAGCATTGCGGCCTACAAGGCGGCCGAGCTGGTCCGGCTGTTCAAAAAGGCCGGTGCCGAGGTGCAGGTCGTCATGACGCCCGACGCCACGCGCTTCATCACGCCGCTGACGCTCGGCACGCTTTCCGAACGCGAAGTGCTCGTCGATCTCTTTCCGGAAAACGAACCCGGCTCCTGGACGAAGCACGTCCATCTCGGACGCTGGGCCGATCTGGCCGTCGTGGCGCCCGCCACGGCGCAGACGCTGGCCCGTCTGGCACATGGCTTCTGCGACACCATGCTGGCCGCCACGCTCCTTTCGGCCCGCTGTCCGGTGCTGCTCTGCCCGGCCATGGATCACGACATGTACCACCACCCGGCCACGCAGCGAAATCTGGAGCTGCTGCGCCGGTACGGCTATGAAATCCTGCCGCCCGAATTCGGTGAGCTGGCCAGCGGTCTGAAGGGCGACGGCCGCCTGCCCGACCCGGAGCGCATTGCGGCGCACGTGGCCGCCCTGCTCGCACGACGGCATTCCCTGGCCGGCAAGCACGTGCTGGTGACGGCTGGCCCCACGCGGGAGATGATCGATCCGGTCCGGTGCCTGACAAACCCCTCCACCGGCACCATGGGCTTTGCCCTGGCCCGCGCGGCCGCCCGACGCGGTGCCCGCGTGACGCTCGTTACCGGCCCGACCCTGCTTCCCACCCCGCCCGGCGTCACCCGCATCGACGTCACCTCGGCGCAGGAGATGTACGAGGTCGTGCTCCAGCACGCCGACACGGCCGACTTCGTCTTCATGGCGGCCGCCGTGGCCGATTATACACCCGTCGAAACCGCCCCGTCCAAGCTCAAAAAAGAAGCGGACGAACTGGTGCTTCGCCTGCGGCGCACCCCCGACATTCTGGCCGAACTGGGTCGGCGCCGTCGTCCCGATCAGGTGCTCGTGGGCTTTGCCATGGAAACCGACAATGCGCTCGAAAACGCCCGCGAAAAGCTCCGCCGCAAAAATCTCGACTGGATCGCACTCAACCGCCTGAACGAACCGGGCGCCGGCTTCGGCACCGGGACCAACCGCCTGACGCTGCTGCACCGAAGCGGCCACCTGGAAGAACTGCCCCTCCTGCCCAAAGACGAAGCGGCCGAAGCGCTTCTCGACCGCGTGCTGCGGGAAATCCCTTCCGGCTGA